The proteins below come from a single Chryseobacterium nepalense genomic window:
- a CDS encoding sulfatase-like hydrolase/transferase, translated as MLEFSHIVYDVVIWLYLLYGTAVAIIYGWVGIYALGAVLRYKKENVFTDYSIIAANPNAPVFSLLAPAYNEGMTIVENVRSLLSLYYHNLEIIIINDGSKDDSMQKLIEAYDLECVSYFVQGKIETNKIKGIYKSRNQAFRKLIVVDKENGGKADALNVGINVSSGEYLVCIDVDCILEQDAILRLAKPFLEQTDKKIIACGGVIRLANNCVIEDGKVVSVNMPKTLLGRTQALEYIRAFVLGRMAWSRASGLILISGAFGVFDRKIVLDCGGYDRNTVGEDMELVVRMRKYMEERNEPYEVITIPDPLCWTEVPETKDILKKQRNRWMRGTIETLWKHRKMMFNPKYKKLGMISLPYWFFFEFLGPLVEFSGYIVFIIFLLLGIINWPFFFVLFALVLSMGFLYSVYGILVDMVSRQVYGKRKDFFALISTAFSEPFYFHPIVVKAGVNGFIDYFKKSHGWGEMTRQGFNQNTKNLPLKEKIWAILKHGLKKWGALASVFSVLFLIGILAEWFWYRYMFTKIDTSAVAGSLFADNILFIFELMFGFGILYLIINFIKESWAKTLAIAACGLVVVLQYILFLYFSETGNLLGADLIYYSKEEMKQILQASGMLNFKNYALFAILLAVSFVPLWMSGRSGFKSIYPGITFLSLGLIAFFIPSEALHSETLDKANEFSQNAGKSKWEYFFKANEENFISDHPEITEFFGGDDEKIASSNTMLNEGFPFWKKEDTQDFLGAYLNKSDEIPNLVFVTLEGFGHAYTSPKGYVGNFTPFLNSLSNQSLYWENGLSSAGRTFAALPSLTGSLPFGKNGFLEMEKIPDHFNLFNILQANGFETGFYYGGNLKFDNYRNYLEYSKVNHIVDIGSYGEGYKRLPANNEGDSWGYEDQAVFRKVLEVQKVQSKPYFNMVLTLSTHNPFLINNKAYYEKMYNEKLASNLLTADQKKWAGQYKDQLISILNADDALKQFFENYRKRPDFAKTIFFITGDHSMPEILIQDKIDRFHVPMMIYSPLLKGPKKFMKTVSHLDIAPSFLAYYRKNYNLITPSTVTWVGKGLSSDVQITKADYPIMQSKSLLADFVSDKYYLHDDKLFILNNLDEESYDNPEVLKRVKGRFDQFKRMNSKFYQTQKLMPDSVFTNFKKKAK; from the coding sequence ATGTTAGAATTTTCACACATTGTTTATGATGTTGTTATATGGCTGTATTTATTGTACGGTACAGCGGTGGCAATTATTTACGGCTGGGTAGGAATTTACGCGCTCGGAGCAGTATTACGATATAAAAAAGAAAATGTTTTTACCGATTACAGTATTATTGCTGCCAATCCCAATGCGCCTGTTTTCAGCCTTCTTGCTCCTGCTTACAATGAAGGAATGACCATTGTTGAAAATGTAAGATCCCTGCTTTCTTTATATTATCATAACCTTGAGATCATTATTATCAATGACGGAAGTAAGGATGATTCTATGCAGAAGCTTATTGAAGCTTACGATCTGGAATGTGTGTCTTATTTTGTTCAGGGAAAAATCGAAACCAATAAAATAAAAGGAATATATAAAAGCAGGAATCAGGCTTTCAGAAAACTCATCGTTGTAGACAAAGAAAACGGGGGTAAAGCAGATGCGCTGAATGTCGGAATTAATGTTTCTTCCGGAGAGTATCTTGTATGTATCGATGTAGATTGTATCCTGGAACAGGATGCGATTTTGAGGCTGGCAAAACCGTTTCTTGAACAGACTGATAAAAAAATTATTGCCTGTGGCGGAGTGATCCGGTTGGCAAACAATTGTGTGATCGAAGACGGAAAAGTAGTCAGTGTAAATATGCCGAAAACGCTGCTGGGAAGAACACAGGCATTGGAATATATCCGCGCATTTGTATTGGGAAGAATGGCCTGGTCAAGAGCTTCAGGGCTTATTCTTATTTCCGGGGCATTCGGGGTTTTCGACAGGAAAATAGTTCTGGATTGCGGAGGTTACGACAGGAATACGGTAGGAGAAGATATGGAACTTGTCGTGAGGATGAGAAAATATATGGAAGAACGGAATGAGCCGTATGAAGTAATTACCATTCCGGATCCTTTGTGCTGGACAGAAGTTCCGGAAACAAAAGATATCCTCAAAAAACAAAGGAACCGCTGGATGAGAGGAACTATAGAAACCCTCTGGAAACATCGCAAAATGATGTTTAATCCTAAATATAAAAAGTTAGGAATGATAAGTCTTCCATACTGGTTCTTCTTTGAGTTTCTAGGACCTTTGGTAGAATTTTCAGGGTACATCGTATTTATCATATTTCTTCTTTTAGGAATCATCAACTGGCCTTTTTTCTTTGTTTTGTTTGCTTTGGTATTATCCATGGGATTCCTCTATTCGGTTTACGGAATACTGGTAGACATGGTAAGCCGGCAGGTGTATGGTAAAAGAAAGGACTTCTTTGCATTGATCAGCACCGCATTTTCAGAACCATTCTATTTTCACCCAATTGTTGTAAAAGCGGGTGTAAATGGCTTTATCGATTATTTTAAAAAGTCTCATGGCTGGGGGGAAATGACGAGGCAGGGTTTTAATCAGAATACAAAAAATTTACCGCTGAAAGAAAAAATCTGGGCTATCCTGAAACACGGACTTAAAAAATGGGGCGCTTTAGCCTCTGTTTTCAGTGTCCTTTTTCTTATCGGAATTCTGGCAGAGTGGTTCTGGTACAGATATATGTTTACAAAAATTGACACTTCTGCAGTGGCAGGTTCTCTTTTTGCAGACAATATTCTTTTTATCTTCGAACTTATGTTCGGATTTGGTATTCTGTACCTCATCATTAATTTTATTAAAGAAAGCTGGGCCAAAACGCTGGCAATAGCTGCCTGCGGACTTGTCGTTGTTTTACAGTATATTTTATTTCTTTATTTTTCCGAAACAGGAAATTTGTTGGGGGCAGACCTTATCTACTACAGTAAAGAAGAAATGAAGCAGATTCTTCAGGCCAGCGGAATGCTCAATTTTAAAAATTATGCGCTGTTTGCTATTTTGCTGGCTGTATCATTCGTTCCGTTGTGGATGTCAGGACGTTCCGGCTTCAAATCAATTTATCCGGGTATAACTTTTCTGTCGCTTGGATTAATCGCATTTTTTATTCCTTCGGAAGCACTGCATTCTGAAACACTTGATAAGGCTAATGAATTCAGTCAGAATGCAGGAAAGAGCAAATGGGAATATTTCTTTAAAGCCAATGAAGAAAATTTTATAAGTGATCATCCTGAAATTACAGAATTTTTTGGTGGTGACGATGAAAAGATAGCATCTTCCAATACGATGTTGAATGAAGGTTTTCCTTTCTGGAAAAAAGAAGATACCCAGGATTTTCTGGGAGCATATTTAAACAAATCCGATGAAATCCCGAATCTTGTATTTGTCACATTGGAAGGCTTCGGACACGCCTACACTTCTCCAAAAGGATATGTCGGGAATTTTACACCTTTCCTGAATTCTCTTTCCAATCAGAGTCTGTATTGGGAAAATGGTCTGAGCAGCGCAGGAAGAACTTTTGCTGCGTTACCGTCGCTTACAGGTTCTTTGCCCTTCGGTAAAAACGGATTTCTTGAAATGGAAAAAATTCCGGATCATTTTAATCTCTTCAATATTCTTCAAGCTAACGGTTTTGAAACCGGATTTTATTATGGAGGTAACCTGAAATTTGATAATTACAGGAATTATCTTGAATACAGCAAAGTGAATCATATTGTAGATATCGGATCTTATGGTGAAGGGTATAAAAGGCTTCCTGCAAATAATGAAGGCGATAGCTGGGGTTATGAAGATCAGGCGGTGTTCAGAAAAGTGCTTGAAGTACAGAAAGTGCAGTCGAAACCATATTTTAACATGGTTCTTACACTCTCCACCCACAATCCGTTTTTGATTAATAATAAAGCGTATTATGAAAAAATGTACAATGAGAAGTTAGCATCAAATCTTTTAACTGCTGACCAGAAAAAATGGGCAGGACAATATAAAGATCAGCTGATCTCCATTTTAAATGCTGATGATGCTTTAAAACAGTTTTTTGAAAACTACCGTAAAAGGCCGGATTTTGCAAAAACAATTTTCTTTATTACAGGAGATCACAGTATGCCGGAAATTCTTATTCAGGATAAAATTGACAGGTTCCATGTACCAATGATGATTTATTCACCATTGCTGAAAGGGCCTAAAAAATTCATGAAAACAGTAAGTCATTTGGACATAGCACCCTCTTTTCTGGCATATTACCGGAAAAATTATAATCTTATTACGCCATCTACCGTAACATGGGTTGGAAAAGGACTGTCTTCGGATGTACAGATCACCAAAGCGGATTATCCGATCATGCAGAGTAAAAGTCTTCTCGCGGATTTTGTTTCCGACAAATACTATCTGCACGACGACAAACTTTTTATTCTTAATAACCTTGATGAAGAAAGCTATGATAATCCAGAGGTCTTAAAAAGGGTAAAAGGACGTTTTGATCAGTTTAAAAGAATGAATTCCAAATTCTATCAGACGCAAAAACTGATGCCGGATTCCGTATTCACCAATTTTAAGAAAAAAGCCAAATAA